One part of the Nymphaea colorata isolate Beijing-Zhang1983 chromosome 8, ASM883128v2, whole genome shotgun sequence genome encodes these proteins:
- the LOC116259033 gene encoding G2/mitotic-specific cyclin-2-like, whose translation MARATNRRALGDLGNLIGGLSDRSSMPQNSKQFNPQNQAKSFIPLDRPITRQYGAILAKNQSITQASRNCGKENVGNVECRSKQRRTLSPIKKKGQNQETQGQVDVTMEEMDCELSPTPSSMSEVRDNEPCEIEMEEAESPIASIDKDDVKNPLAVVDYIEDIYNHYRRTEIMSCVPEDYMSKQTDINHRMRAILVDWLIEVHHKFDLMHETLFLAINLIDRYLSIQNVVRKSLQLVGITGMLLACKYEEVYVPALEDFVIISDRAYTREDVLKMEKSMLNTLQFNVSNPTPFVFMRRFLKAAGCDKKLEMVAFYLVELCLVDYRMLKFPPSLLAAAAIYAGRRLLKLSPQWNKIVNLHSTYSEEQLQECAELMGEIHQNAGVGKLTSVYRKYSISKYDCVAKLMNPLLQ comes from the exons ATGGCGAGGGCAACCAATCGCAGGGCGTTGGGAGATCTTGGGAACCTCATTGGTGGTCTCTCGGATAGATCATCGATGCCCCAAAATTCCAAACAATTTAATCCCCA aAATCAGGCCAAAAGTTTCATCCCTCTTGATCGACCCATCACACG ACAATATGGCGCTATTCTTGCCAAAAACCAGTCAATTACGCAG GCATCAAGGAATTGCGGCAAGGAGAACGTTGGGAACGTCGAATGCAGATCGAAACAGAGGCGAACGCTTTCGCCGATCAAAAAGAAAGGTCAGAATCAAGAGACCCAAGGGCAGGTCGATGTGACCATGGAAGAAATGGACTGCGAATTGTCTCCGACGCCGTCGTCCATGTCGGAGGTTCGAGATAAT GAACCATGTgaaattgaaatggaagaagcaGAGTCACCGATTGCTAGTATTGACAAAGACGACGTCAAAAATCCGCTGGCCGTAGTTGACTACATTGAGGATATATACAATCATTACCGACGAACCGAG ATCATGAGCTGTGTTCCCGAAGACTACATGTCGAAACAGACAGATATCAATCACCGAATGCGCGCTATATTGGTCGACTGGTTGATTGAg GTACACCACAAATTTGATCTGATGCATGAAACTCTATTCCTGGCCATCAATCTCATAGATAGATATCTGTCTATCCAAAATGTGGTGAGAAAGTCCCTCCAACTAGTTGGCATCACGGGCATGCTCCTTGCCTGCAAGTATGAAGAGGTTTATGTGCCTGCCTTGGAAGATTTTGTAATTATTTCTGATCGAGCTTACACTAGGGAGGATGTCCTCAAGATG GAAAAATCAATGTTGAATACTTTACAGTTCAACGTATCAAACCCAACCCCTTTTGTCTTTATGAGAAGATTTCTCAAGGCAGCAGGGTGCGACAaaaag CTAGAAATGGTGGCCTTCTATTTGGTAGAGTTGTGCTTGGTGGATTATCGGATGCTGAAGTTTCCACCATCACTTCTAGCTGCTGCTGCAATATATGCGGGACGACGCCTTTTGAAACTATCTCCACAGTGGAACAAAATCGTCAATCTTCATTCAACCTACTCGGAAGAGCAACTTCA GGAATGTGCGGAATTGATGGGTGAGATTCACCAAAATGCGGGTGTGGGGAAGTTGACATCCGTCTACCGGAAATACTCAATTTCCAAGTACGATTGTGTTGCTAAACTCATGAATCCCTTGCTACAATAG